AAAACGTTTCATTCTTCTCGATTCTTGATGATTTCATCGACCATTTCAATATACTGTCGCATGGCGTCTTCTGGAGACAAATAGCTGATTTGCAGCCAGGCATTCGCTTTGAAAGCGGTTCGCAGGTTTGATTCGGAAGCAGGCCGGTAATCGGGTGCCCCGTGCGTAGCCTGCTTGTAAAACGCATACAACCGCAACTGCACGTCGGGTGCCAGTGACCCTTCCGGCAGGTTGTAGGCGACGTCAACCGCGTCCCTGAAGCGCGTTTCCAGTTCCTTATCGTCCATTAGTCGCGGTTCGCTAAAATCGTCACGTTTCCTTTCACCGTCTGGCCGAGTTGCACGTTTACTTTGGTGCCGACCGGCAGGAACACGTCCACACGCGATCCGAACTTGATGAATCCGGCATCTTCTCCCTGCACCACATCCATGCCTTCCACGGCATAGTTCACGATACGTTTGGCAAGCGCACCGGCAATCTGGCGGTAGAGGATAGGTCCCCAGACTTTATTCTCGACTACAATCGTCGTGCGTTCATTCTCCTCACTTGATTTCGGATCCCATGCCACCAGGAATTTCCCCGGATGGTATTTGCTGAACAGCACCTTTCCGCTTACGGGAAAGCGCGTTACGTGTACGTTGATCGGTGACATGAAAATCGACACCTGCAGGCGTGTATCCTTGAAATATTCCTTTTCAAACACTTCCTCGATCACGACTACTTTGCCGTCAACCGGTGCCGTTACGTTTTTGTTGTTTACCAGGATACTGCGGTTCGGATTGCGGAAAAACTGCAAT
This genomic interval from Flavobacterium sp. HJ-32-4 contains the following:
- a CDS encoding acyl-CoA-binding protein, with the translated sequence MDDKELETRFRDAVDVAYNLPEGSLAPDVQLRLYAFYKQATHGAPDYRPASESNLRTAFKANAWLQISYLSPEDAMRQYIEMVDEIIKNREE
- a CDS encoding phosphatidylserine decarboxylase family protein, with translation MFFKFHKEGSKIILIAVTITVAVVLATDSLIHLRWLQVTVDLTALAFLIIVLQFFRNPNRSILVNNKNVTAPVDGKVVVIEEVFEKEYFKDTRLQVSIFMSPINVHVTRFPVSGKVLFSKYHPGKFLVAWDPKSSEENERTTIVVENKVWGPILYRQIAGALAKRIVNYAVEGMDVVQGEDAGFIKFGSRVDVFLPVGTKVNVQLGQTVKGNVTILANRD